GGGCTGGCCAGTAACAAAGGCTTTCAGCCGTAGAGCAAACCACCCGTTCACACGGGTGGTTTTGATTCACTTCTTCAAAAACTTCGTCACTCTCCACCCGCGCTCATATTGCACAGGTGATTGAATATTGTAATTTAATTCCTTTGCTGCTGTTAGTGCCCAATAAGGACTTCTTAGGAGTTCACGGCCGACAAAAATGAGATCGGCCCGATCGTTTTGAAGGATTTCTTCCGCTTGTCCCCCTGTTGTAATCATCCCGACTGCTCCTGTTGCAATGCCTGCTTCTTTCCGTATTTTGTCGGCAAAAGGCACTTGATAACTCGGAAAGACGTTTATCTTTGCAGGTACAACAGCACCAGAGCTGCAATCAATTAAATCAACGCCTTGTTCCTTCATTTTTTTCGCATAGTTCACATATGTATCAGGTGTGTTTCCTTCTTCGTGATAATCTGACGCAGAGATTCGGACAAATAGCGGTCCTTCCCATTCTTCTTTAACAGCATTAATTACTTCTTCTAAAAAGCGATAGCGATTTTCAGCATTGCCTCCGTATTCGTCGGTTCGTTGATTCGTTAATGGAGATAGAAACTCATTAATTAAATAACCGTGCGCTCCGTGGAGCTCGATGAGGTCAAATCCGGCTTCTTTTGCCCTTCGTGCCGCTTCTTTAAAAGCAAAAATTGTCCGTTCGATATCCTCTTTTGCCATTTCTTTCGGTGTTTTCATTCCTTCTTCAAATGGGATGGCTGACGGTGCGAGAGGTTCATCGGTGTCTTCCGCTTTCCGGCCGGCATGAGCAATTTGAATGCCGGCGGCAGCGCCTTGTGCATGAATGAGTTTGACTAGTTCTTTCAATCCATCAACATGTTCGTCACTCCATATGCCGAGGTCATAATCAGAGATTCTTCCCTCTGGCATTACGGCTGTCGCTTCCACGATGACGAGGCCTACTTGCCCAACCGCACGCGTCGGGTAATGAATACGATGCCAATCCATCACTTTTCCATCGCGGTTTTCGCAGGAATACATGCACATCGGAGACATGACAATTCTATTTTTCAGTGTAAGATCCTTTATCGTGTATGGTGTGAATAGTTTTGCTTCCATCCTGTCCTCCAAACCAGCTTTTAATATTTTCGAACATCATCGTATGAATCTGTTCTTCTGTTACGCCATTTCTTTTTAATTCAGGGATAATTTTATCAAAGATAAACGTAAATGACCAATCAGGGTTTACTTTTTTTACGGCTTCCGGTTCATACCAATCGATTGTGCAACAATAGTCTTGAGACAAAAACATTCGGTCGGCATATCCTCTTTTCGCTAGCTCAATCACGGTCTCATTCCTGCTTTCCGTATCGATCATTCGCAAAATTCCGTAACGGTCCATCCCAACATATGCCCCTCGATCAATGACTCTAAGAATATAATCAACATCATCCGTATCTCCACAGTGCCCAATGAGAACATTGTTCGGATTGACGCCTTCTTCTTCCAAAATATCAAGCTGCATAAGCCCTGTTCCGCTCGCTGGATGAGAGTGGGTCATGATTGGAACGCCTGTTTTGTGATGTGCCCTTGCAACAGCACGGATCACTTTCTCAACGTCTCTCGTCATGCCTTGTGCGTCTGTTGCACATTTAAGGAAGCCGGCTTTGATTGATGTATTTTGGACGCCAACTTCAATATCTCTAACAAACAAATCCGCCATATAATCAATACTTCTATTTTGAAAATGGGGTGGTATGTAATGATAAGAATAGATTCCCGTCGCCGCGATAATTTGCATCCCTGTTGCAACGGCTACTTTTTCCATAAACCGGATGTCACGTCCAAGCTCCATTACCGTCGGATCACAAATCGTCTGGACACCTCTGTCTTTTGCAGCATTTACTTGTTCAACTGCTTTTTGAAATTCATTCTCTTCATCATATAGGTGTGGAAATTGGGCGAAAACAGATTCAGAACGTGTACGTAGATGTTCATGCACTAGTGTACAGCCAAGTTCAGATGGATCAAGTTTTCCTGTGATTGAGTTAATCATACCCATAATCTAACAACTCCTAACTTTTTATAATAAAAAAGATTCTGTAAACTTAAAATTCTCTTTCATTATAACAAAAATTCTTCCTACAAAGTAAAGAAAAAAGAGCTCCGAAAAATCAGAAACTCCTTCTATCCTTTCATATATTCCGTTATTTTCTTCACTGCATCAATCCCTTGGTCAATGCAATCCGGAATGCCGACGCCTTCATAGGATGAGCCTGCCAAAAATACTCCTGGGAGCTGTTTTGCCAAATTTTCCTTTACAGCTTGAATCCGAAATTGGTGACCGACCGTATATTGTGGCATCGCTTCTCTCCACCTCGTTACAAAATAAAAATCCGGCCTTCCTTTTATATCTATGAGTCGATTTAAATCGTGTAAAGACACGTCAATGATTTCTTCATCAGTCGCTTCAACGATTTCTGAATTCCCTGGCCTGCCAACATACGTACGAAGCAGGACTTTCCCGTTAGGCGTTGTATGAAGCCATTTTCTGTGGGTAAACGTACATGCTGTGATCGTATAATTGGCATTTCGTGAAACAACAAATCCAGTACCGTCTTTCGTAAGGTTTACTTTCTCTTCATCAAACGCCATCGCAACATTTGCCACTGTTGTTGTCGGAATGTCACGCAAAATGCCCATAAACGAATAATCTTCAAGCAATTTTCTAGCTGTCATATGGGGGGTTGTAATTAAAACGGCATCAAAACGTTCTTTTTCTCCACTTGATAATCGAAGTTCATACTTTTTATCGTATTTCCTAAGAGACTCAGCTGCCGTTTTTTTCCGTATTGATTCAGGTGGAAGTGCATTCTCAATTGCTTTAACGAGTGATTCAAGTCCGTTTTTTAACGTTAAAAAATTGCTCGGTTTTTTAGCGCCTTCTTCTTGCTTTTTCGGTGCAGGCGTCGTTTTTTTCATGCCTAAAATTAAACTGCGATATTTTCGTTCCACTTCGTAAAATTGCGGGAAGGTCGACATTAAACTTAATCGGTCAATGTCGCCGGCATAAATTCCGGAAAGAAGCGGCTCAATCAAATTTTCTACGATTTCATCTCCGAGCCGTTTTCGAAAGAAGCCACCGAGTGATTGATCTTCATTTTCCCTTCCGGTTCTTGGCAAAATAAAATCAAGTGCTGCTCTTGCCTTTCCAGAAGCAGAAAACAATTCCGTCTCAATGAACGGTCCGAGTTCTGTCGGGATACCCATAATCGCTCCGCCAGGAATGGGATAAAGCGTATCATTATTCAACACGAATGCCTGCCCTTTATAATTGCCAACAAGTTCTGACTCAAGCCCTACATCGGCTGCCAGCTTTGAAGCACTTTTTTTGCGTGCAACAAAAGAGTCCGGGCCTCTTTCAATCGTAAAACCTTCGTGTTTTACCGTTTGAATTTTTCCGCCGAGATGATCGGTAGCCTCAAATAGCGTGAAATCCATATTTCCTTCTTTATATAAGTAAAAAGCTGCGGAGAGGCCTGTTATTCCTCCCCCGATTATCGCAACTTTTTTTCTTTCGGCGGTCATGCTTCCCCACGCTCAATTTCCGATAATTTTTTTTCAATCACAGTTGCAAGTGCATCAATAAATTCGTCTTTTGCATTTGGCATTTCAGGCCTGAAGTAGTTCACGCCAAGCTCGTCCGTGACGACTTTACACTCGTAATCATTGTCATACAGAACTTCCAAATGATCGGCTACAAATCCGACAGGACAGTAAACATAGTTGATATAGCCTTTTTGATCATATAAATTTCTTGTCAAATCTTGCACATCAGGACCGATCCATGGGTCTGGCGTGTTTCCTTCACTTTGCCAGCCAATTGCATAATGGGGAATTCCGGCTTTTTCAGCAATCAAATCAGCTGTTTCCTGCAGCTGATCAGGATACGGATCGCCATATTGCAATATTTTTTCTGGCAAGCTGTGTGCCGAAAAAATGACGACCGTTTTGTCCTTTTCTGCTTCAGGGATTTCCTGAAATGTCTTTTTGATTTGGCTTGCCCAGTAGCCGATAAATTTTTCTTCTTTGTACCAGCTGTCTATCGTGTGAATTTTCGGTCCGCCGAGCTTTCCTGCTTCTTCAACCGCCCTGCTGTTATACGATTTTACGCTGAACGTCGAATAATGAGGCGCAAGTACGAGAGTTACCGCCTCTTCAATGCCATCCTTATGCATTTCGCTTACAGCATCTTCAATGAATGGATCGATATGTTTTAAACCTAAATAAGATTTGAACTGTACATCGCTATTTCTCTCATTTAATGCCGATTCCAGTTTTTCTGCTTGTTCTTCTGTTATTTTTGCAAGAGGTGAGACACCGCCGATAGCTTCATAGCGTTCTGTTAAATCTTGCAGTGCTTCAGGAGAAGGCTTGCGCCCGTGGCGGATATGAGTGTAATAAGGCTCTATTTCTTCCGGTTTTCGTGGTGTTCCATATGCCATCACAAGCAATCCGATTTTTCGCATCGTTCCATCATACCTTTCGTTCTAGATGTTAGAAATTGGAAGTTGAATTTACGGAAATCGGCTTTTTCGCCGATTTCAACCAGTCTGGCCTCTGACCTCCGACTTCTGTTAAGAGAAACGTCATGACGTTTCTCTTAACGTAACGTATATTCGTGGACAAATTCTGCCAAGCGTTTTAATGTTTTGTAATTCACTTCAGGGAACACACCGTGACCTAAGTTGAAGATATAACCGGGCTGTTCCATGCCTTGATCGAGGATCCGCTTAACCTCTTCTTCAATAACTGGCCAAGGTGCAAGCAAAAAGGAAGGATCAAGATTTCCTTGCAGCGCCTTTGTGATGCCTTTCTCACGAGCTTCTTTAATTTGCAGGCGCCAGTCCAATCCAACGACATCGAGAGGCAAGTCTGCCCATTCCTCTGCCAGATGGCTCGCGCCGACACCGAACATAATAAGCGGAACTCCTTCGACCCTTAATTCATTAAAAATACGCTCCATTACTGGTTTCATATATTTACGGTAGTCTTGCCGATTTACCGCTCCGACCCAAGAGTCAAAAATTTGAATGGCTTGCGCCCCAGCCTTAATTTGTGCTCTTACATAAGAAATAACCATGTCGCCAAGTTTATCCATTAACATAAACCAGGCTTCCGGCTCTCCGTGCATGAAAGCTTTTGTCTTGTGGTAGTTTCGTGATGAACCGCCTTCGATCATATAACTTGCAAGCGTAAATGGCGCTCCGCTAAACCCGATAAGCGGAACTGTCAATTGTTCACGCAAAAGTTTAATCGTATCAAGTATGTAATCAACATCATTCTCCGGGTCTATTTCGCCTAATCTTTCTACGTCTTGCTTCGAGCGAATGGGATTGGCAATAACAGGACCAGCCCCCGGCTTAATTTCAACATCGACGCCGATTGCGGGGAGCGGAGTCATAATATCTTTATATAAAATTGCTGCATCTACCCCGTAATTGTATTCGTCAATTGGAAGCCTCGTCACCCGCGCACACAGTTCAGGTTGATGAGTAATCTCAAAAAGAGAATATTTCTCTTTAATTTTAAGATATTCAGGCTGCGTTCGGCCAGCTTGGCGCATAAACCATACCGGCACATAATCCGTTTGTTCTCCTCGACAGGCCTTTAAAAATGTATCGTTGAATTTTGTCATTCTGCCACACCTTTCCACGAAATAAGAAAGTATAAATTTTCTCTTTCACAAATTTAAACAAATCCGGTCTCTGAACTCTGACGATTAAAATAAGTGAAATTGGTCTTTTTCGCCGATTTCTACAAATCCAACTTCTCACATCTAACTCCAAGTAAGGACGCGTCAGCGTCTTTGTTCTTATCCATGTCATCTCCACTATAGCCGCTCGCTTGCTTGTTGTATACAATTCCGCTTCAAATGTCATGAAATCGTTTATTTTGACGATTCGTTCATAGATTCACGTACGGATCATCCGTATTTTACGGCTATGCTACAAAGGTTAATCTTCGTTTACAAATGGCGATTTTATACCAAAAACCCTCACTTTAGAAGGATTTTTTGATATTTTTAGAGTACACATACGTTTTGTTTTTTGAAAAAAGGGTAAAAGTAATTAGTTTCTTTTTTCTTTTGTTTGCTCTGAAAGGAGACACAACGATGCTGTTCAATTCATTTGAGTTTATCTTTGTGTTTTTACCAATTACATTTTTAATTTATTTTATCTTTGCTAAATTTAAATGGTTTACAGCTGCAAAAGTGGTGATAGTCGCCGCTTCCATTTTTTTCTACGCGTATTGGGACTACCGCTACGTATTGCTTTTGTTCTTTAGCATTGCCTTCAACTTTGCGGTTGGAAAACTACTCTCAAGGAAGCCAAATAAAAAAATATTGATTTTCGGAATCGCCGTAAACCTTGGACTGCTTGGTTATTACAAATATGTTGATTTCTTTTTGGAAAATGTGAATCGTTTATTCGGTACTTCGGTGCCGCTTCTTGAGGTTATCCTGCCTCTTGCGATTTCATTTTTTACATTCCAGCAGATTGGTTTTCTCGTTGATTCAAACCGGGGGCTTACGAAAGATTACAACTTCCTGAACTACACATTGTTCGTTGTTTTCTTTCCACAGTTAATCGCTGGCCCGATCGTCCAGCACAAAGATGTCATCCCGCAATTTCAACAACAAACAGTGTTCAATATAAACTATGAAAATCTTGCGCTCGGCCTGTTTATTTTTTCTTCGGGCTTGTTTAAAAAAGTTGTCATTGCTGATTCTGTCGCACTATGGGCCACTCCAGGCTTTGATGAAGCAGCGTCATTAACTTTTTTTGAAGCATGGGGTTCAGCGCTCGCTTACACGTTTCAGCTTTACTTTGACTTTTCCGGCTACTCGGAAATGGCAATTGGATTAGGGTTAATGTTCAACATTAAGCTGCCGATTAACTTTTTTTCACCCTATAAGGCAAATTCCATTATTGACTTTTGGCGTTCGTGGCATATGACACTATCCGCTTTTTTAAAAGACTATCTTTATATTCCCCTTGGCGGGAACCGAAAAGGAAAGCCTCGTAAATATATGAATCTTTTTATTACGATGCTTCTCGGCGGCATATGGCATGGTGCAGGATGGACGTTTGTCATATGGGGAGCGCTTCACGGCTTATACAATGTTATCAATCATTTGTACAGGGACATTAAAAAGAAACTTTTCCCTGTAAAATCAAGCGCTGTTGAAATTGCTGCATCCCGATCTTCTTATTTCTTTTCATTGTTCTCATTTACACCTGCCCGTATACTCACTTTTGTTGCGGTTGTCGTCGGATGGGTGTTCTTCCGTGCTGAAACAGTGAACGACGCAGTAAAGGTATTAAAGGGAATGGCCGGTTTCAATGGCATTGAATTTGGAAAACTGGAGTACTTTCCACAAGGGTTGACAGAGCTCGTTGTTTTAATCGGCTTATATTTATGGGTAAGCTTCGCCCCGAACACAATTGAATTTTCAAAGCGATTAAAGCCAAATTGGAAATGGGCTATGCTCATAACAGGACTATTAATCGCGGCGATTTTATTTATTAATCGAAAAGCGGAGTTTCTATATTTTCAGTTCTAAAAAATCTTTTCGAACCATTTAAAGGAGGGATTTCGCTTGTCTTGGAAAAGAATGGCCATTACCGTTATTCTCGCTTCCCTTTTTATTACGGGCGGTGTGATGGCTTTAAACTATGCCGTAAATCCGCTTGGTAAATATAAATCGCATGTTTTGCCTTCCCTCGTTTGGACAGGACGCAGCGATAAAGCTGCCCTTCTTGAAAATTTTGAAGAAAACCCTGATGTTCTCATTCTCGGATCAAGCCGTTCTATGAAACTTGACCCAGATTTTATCAAAAAAAAGACCGGGCTTACTTCATTTAACGCCGGTGTCAATTCAGCTCAAGCCGAGGATTATTATGTCATGCTTCGCTATGCCCTTGAAGATTTAAAGGTAAAACCAAAGATTATCCTTTTAGGTATTGATGTTGAAGCGTTTCACAATACGGCACCGATAGATGAACGGCTGTTATTTAACAATACACTTGCGAAATATTTAAAAAAAGAAGATAAAGTTTCATTGAAAGATAAGTTGACCGCCTTGCTTTCGTATGACGAGACAGCGGGTACAGTTAGAAGCTTATATTACGCTGCAACAGATTATCCGGATCCCTCGACTTCGTATGATAAAAATGGTTTCTTGCATTACTCGAAAAAAGAAGACAAAGTAACGGAAGATAATTACGATGCCAAAATAGAAGATTACATTGAAAAATATCGCGATCGGTTTAAGGGATACACACGATTAAGTGAGAATCGCCAAGAATACTTTACTGATTTCCTTAGAATTGCCAAGGAAAATGACATTGAAGTCGTCTCTTTTATTACAACATTGCATGACGATCTCATTAATGATTTGCGAAAAACACGCGGTTATGATGAAATTTCCCAAAAACTTGTCGCCTACTTAAACGACTTGGAAGCTGAATACAATAACTTTACCTTCGAAAATTTCGATCGAGTAAAAAAATACGATGGTTCCCTTACAGCATTTTATGATGGCGCCCATATACAAGAAAAGAACGCAAACCTCATCACTGAAAAACTTCTGAAAAAGATCCCAAAAGAAAAACAAACGGCTTACACAGAATAAGAACGCCACATTGTGCGGCAACGTCTGTGTGACCCGCCTCCTGTGGGCCTTAAATTTGCGGAAAAGCAAATTTAAACTTTCTTAATTAAAAAGGAGTCAGCGAACAGCTGACTCTTACTCTAACCTCTAAGTTACCAAAGCCCTTCCAGCATTTTTTCACGAAGCAAATTTGTATCAATATTACAGGTTTCATCATCTAGCCCGTACTGCCAGATTAGCGCATTCGCTGATTTAGGTGCCTCAGGGTTAAACTTTGGTGCATTGTCTTTTTTTGTCACCCCTTCTTGAGGGTAACTCGTCCAAACAACAACCTCTTTTGCAACTTTGTCATTTTCAGAAGCTGCTGCTTCAAAAGCTTTAAAAAGATTGCTTCCTTCATCAAAAACGCCATATATCCCCGATTTATATGGTGAAGAGGCAAGTTGATCTGTCCAGCCTTGAATAAATGCGGAATCGACAGGATATTCCGGCTCAATATCCGCGAATAAATAGACGCCTTCTTTTATCCCAAGCTCTTTCGCAATTTCTATTGCTTTTTTAGCCTCATTTTTTCCGTTGTCATATCCGGTTGCATCAGTAAAATGGTTGTAAATTGGGATAATTGGGATGTCTTTTTCGTGTAAAAAGTCAATCTCGTCTTGATCTAATCCAGATGATACGCCTTTCTTTGAACCGAT
This genomic interval from Pueribacillus theae contains the following:
- a CDS encoding phosphotriesterase family protein — protein: MGMINSITGKLDPSELGCTLVHEHLRTRSESVFAQFPHLYDEENEFQKAVEQVNAAKDRGVQTICDPTVMELGRDIRFMEKVAVATGMQIIAATGIYSYHYIPPHFQNRSIDYMADLFVRDIEVGVQNTSIKAGFLKCATDAQGMTRDVEKVIRAVARAHHKTGVPIMTHSHPASGTGLMQLDILEEEGVNPNNVLIGHCGDTDDVDYILRVIDRGAYVGMDRYGILRMIDTESRNETVIELAKRGYADRMFLSQDYCCTIDWYEPEAVKKVNPDWSFTFIFDKIIPELKRNGVTEEQIHTMMFENIKSWFGGQDGSKTIHTIHDKGSYTEK
- the hemE gene encoding uroporphyrinogen decarboxylase; the encoded protein is MTKFNDTFLKACRGEQTDYVPVWFMRQAGRTQPEYLKIKEKYSLFEITHQPELCARVTRLPIDEYNYGVDAAILYKDIMTPLPAIGVDVEIKPGAGPVIANPIRSKQDVERLGEIDPENDVDYILDTIKLLREQLTVPLIGFSGAPFTLASYMIEGGSSRNYHKTKAFMHGEPEAWFMLMDKLGDMVISYVRAQIKAGAQAIQIFDSWVGAVNRQDYRKYMKPVMERIFNELRVEGVPLIMFGVGASHLAEEWADLPLDVVGLDWRLQIKEAREKGITKALQGNLDPSFLLAPWPVIEEEVKRILDQGMEQPGYIFNLGHGVFPEVNYKTLKRLAEFVHEYTLR
- a CDS encoding glycoside hydrolase domain-containing protein, whose translation is MSLFKSARFWMIILISVLSLSFIVWSINLSDKDDDSDSNNGGNGSGQEILWGVDSATYTTKEFYECVVDNFGKPDAWGRYIGSKKGVSSGLDQDEIDFLHEKDIPIIPIYNHFTDATGYDNGKNEAKKAIEIAKELGIKEGVYLFADIEPEYPVDSAFIQGWTDQLASSPYKSGIYGVFDEGSNLFKAFEAAASENDKVAKEVVVWTSYPQEGVTKKDNAPKFNPEAPKSANALIWQYGLDDETCNIDTNLLREKMLEGLW
- the hemH gene encoding ferrochelatase, yielding MRKIGLLVMAYGTPRKPEEIEPYYTHIRHGRKPSPEALQDLTERYEAIGGVSPLAKITEEQAEKLESALNERNSDVQFKSYLGLKHIDPFIEDAVSEMHKDGIEEAVTLVLAPHYSTFSVKSYNSRAVEEAGKLGGPKIHTIDSWYKEEKFIGYWASQIKKTFQEIPEAEKDKTVVIFSAHSLPEKILQYGDPYPDQLQETADLIAEKAGIPHYAIGWQSEGNTPDPWIGPDVQDLTRNLYDQKGYINYVYCPVGFVADHLEVLYDNDYECKVVTDELGVNYFRPEMPNAKDEFIDALATVIEKKLSEIERGEA
- the namA gene encoding NADPH dehydrogenase NamA, with translation MEAKLFTPYTIKDLTLKNRIVMSPMCMYSCENRDGKVMDWHRIHYPTRAVGQVGLVIVEATAVMPEGRISDYDLGIWSDEHVDGLKELVKLIHAQGAAAGIQIAHAGRKAEDTDEPLAPSAIPFEEGMKTPKEMAKEDIERTIFAFKEAARRAKEAGFDLIELHGAHGYLINEFLSPLTNQRTDEYGGNAENRYRFLEEVINAVKEEWEGPLFVRISASDYHEEGNTPDTYVNYAKKMKEQGVDLIDCSSGAVVPAKINVFPSYQVPFADKIRKEAGIATGAVGMITTGGQAEEILQNDRADLIFVGRELLRSPYWALTAAKELNYNIQSPVQYERGWRVTKFLKK
- the hemY gene encoding protoporphyrinogen oxidase, with translation MTAERKKVAIIGGGITGLSAAFYLYKEGNMDFTLFEATDHLGGKIQTVKHEGFTIERGPDSFVARKKSASKLAADVGLESELVGNYKGQAFVLNNDTLYPIPGGAIMGIPTELGPFIETELFSASGKARAALDFILPRTGRENEDQSLGGFFRKRLGDEIVENLIEPLLSGIYAGDIDRLSLMSTFPQFYEVERKYRSLILGMKKTTPAPKKQEEGAKKPSNFLTLKNGLESLVKAIENALPPESIRKKTAAESLRKYDKKYELRLSSGEKERFDAVLITTPHMTARKLLEDYSFMGILRDIPTTTVANVAMAFDEEKVNLTKDGTGFVVSRNANYTITACTFTHRKWLHTTPNGKVLLRTYVGRPGNSEIVEATDEEIIDVSLHDLNRLIDIKGRPDFYFVTRWREAMPQYTVGHQFRIQAVKENLAKQLPGVFLAGSSYEGVGIPDCIDQGIDAVKKITEYMKG
- a CDS encoding DUF1574 family protein, which gives rise to MSWKRMAITVILASLFITGGVMALNYAVNPLGKYKSHVLPSLVWTGRSDKAALLENFEENPDVLILGSSRSMKLDPDFIKKKTGLTSFNAGVNSAQAEDYYVMLRYALEDLKVKPKIILLGIDVEAFHNTAPIDERLLFNNTLAKYLKKEDKVSLKDKLTALLSYDETAGTVRSLYYAATDYPDPSTSYDKNGFLHYSKKEDKVTEDNYDAKIEDYIEKYRDRFKGYTRLSENRQEYFTDFLRIAKENDIEVVSFITTLHDDLINDLRKTRGYDEISQKLVAYLNDLEAEYNNFTFENFDRVKKYDGSLTAFYDGAHIQEKNANLITEKLLKKIPKEKQTAYTE
- a CDS encoding MBOAT family O-acyltransferase, which encodes MLFNSFEFIFVFLPITFLIYFIFAKFKWFTAAKVVIVAASIFFYAYWDYRYVLLLFFSIAFNFAVGKLLSRKPNKKILIFGIAVNLGLLGYYKYVDFFLENVNRLFGTSVPLLEVILPLAISFFTFQQIGFLVDSNRGLTKDYNFLNYTLFVVFFPQLIAGPIVQHKDVIPQFQQQTVFNINYENLALGLFIFSSGLFKKVVIADSVALWATPGFDEAASLTFFEAWGSALAYTFQLYFDFSGYSEMAIGLGLMFNIKLPINFFSPYKANSIIDFWRSWHMTLSAFLKDYLYIPLGGNRKGKPRKYMNLFITMLLGGIWHGAGWTFVIWGALHGLYNVINHLYRDIKKKLFPVKSSAVEIAASRSSYFFSLFSFTPARILTFVAVVVGWVFFRAETVNDAVKVLKGMAGFNGIEFGKLEYFPQGLTELVVLIGLYLWVSFAPNTIEFSKRLKPNWKWAMLITGLLIAAILFINRKAEFLYFQF